CGGACTGGTTCGCCGCGTTCGGCGGCTTCGCCCCCGGCTTCCTCTACTGCGCCGCCGAAGCCCCGCCCTTCGACGTGCCTCGCCGGGACTCCCCGCGCACGGCCGTCCCCGCCGGCGCCGTGGCCGTGGCCGGTCAGCTCTCAGCCGTGTACCCGCGCACCTCGCCCGGCGGCTGGCAGCTGCTCGGGCACACCGACGCCGTGATGTGGGACCTGGGCCGCGAGCGCCCCGCCCTCCTCGAGCCCGGCGACCGGGTGCGCTACGTCCCCGTGCGCGCCGAGGCCGTGCGGGGCGCCGCCCCCGCCGCCGAGGCGCCCGCGGAGGACACCCTCGTCGCCGCCCACACCCCTGACGCCGGTGAAGCCTCCGCCCCCGGCCTCACCGTGGCGGACCCGGGCCTGTTCACGCTGCTGCAGGACCTCGGCCGGCCCGGGCTGGGCGACCTCGGCGTGGTGGCCTCCGGCGCCGCCGACCGCGACGCCGCCCGCCAGGCCAACCGCCTGGTCGGCAACGCCTCCGGCGAGGCCGTCCTCGAGACCGTCCTCGGCGGCCTGGCGCTGACCGCCCGCGGGGACCAGGTCCTCGCCCTCGCCGGCGCCGAGGCCACCGGCGTCGTCACCGGGCCCGGGGGCGTCGCCCGTCCGGTCTCGCCGCGCACCCCGTTCCCGCTCCTGGACGGGGAGACCCTCACCGTGCAGGAGCCGACCGCCGGCCTGCGCGTCTACGTGGGCGTGCGCGGCGGCCTCGAGGCCCCGCGCACCCTGGGCAGCCGCGCCACGGACACCCTCTCCGGGCTCGGCCCCGCCCCGCTCACCGCCGGCCAGGCCCTGGCCCGCCACGCGGACCTCGACGCGCCGCGCGCCGGCGTCGTGCCCGTGGGCGACCCCGAGGCGCCGCTGCGGCCCATGCCCGCACCCGGCGGGACCGCCGTGCTGCGCGTGGTGCCCGGCCCGCGCGACGACTGGTTCGGCCCGGCCGGCCTCGAGCGGCTGACCGCCCAGGAGTGGGCGGTCAGCCAGCAGACCGACCGGATCGGTGTCCGGCTCACGGCCGGTGAGGCCGGTCCGCTCGAGCGCATCCGCACCGGGGAGCTCGCCTCCGAGGGCGCCGTGCGCGGGGCGCTCCAGGTGCCCCCGTCCGGCGAGCCCGTCCTCTTCCTCGCGGACCATCCCGTCACCGGCGGCTACCCGGTGATCGGCGTCGTGGCCCGCGCCGACCTCGGCCTGGCCGCCCAGCTGCCCCCGGGCGCCCGCGTCCGCTTCGTCCTGCATCCCCAGCCCTCCCAGGAGCCCACCGCATGAGCACCCCGTCCACCACAGCCTCCCGCCCCGTCACCCGGGTGCTGATCGCCAACCGCGGGGAGATCGCCGTGCGCGTGGCCCGCGCCTGCCGGGACCACGGGATCGCCTCGATCGCCGTGTACTCGGACCCGGACGCCCAGGCCATGCACGTGGCCGTCGCGGACGAGGCGTACGCGCTGCCGGGTTCCACGTCCGCGGAGACCTACCTGGACATCGCCGCCGTGCTCGACGTGGCCCGCCGCTCCGGCGCGGACGCCGTGCACCCGGGCTACGGGTTCCTCTCCGAGAACGCGGACTTCGCGCAGGCTGTGATCGACGCCGGCCTCACCTGGATCGGCCCGTCCCCGCAGGCCATCCGCGACCTGGGCGACAAGATCACCGCCCGCGCGATCGCCCAGCGCGCCGGCGCCCCGCTGGTGCCCGGCTCGGACGGCCCGGTGCCGGACGCGGCCGCGGCGCGCGCCTTCGCCCAGGAGCACGGCCTGCCGATCGCCATCAAGGCGGCGTTCGGCGGCGGCGGCCGCGGCATCAAGGTGGTCCGCGAGCTCTCCGAGGTCGAGGACGCCTTCGAGTCGGCCGTCCGCGAGGCCGTGGCCGCGTTCGGCCGCGGGGAGTGCTTCGTGGAGCGGTTCCTGGACCGCCCGCGGCATGTGGAGGCGCAGGTGCTCGCCGACGAGCACGGCGCCGTGGCGGTGCTGGGCACCCGTGACTGCTCCCTGCAGCGCCGCAACCAGAAGCTCGTGGAGGAGGCCCCGGCCCCGTTCCTCACGGACGAGCAGCGGCAGCGCATCCACACCTCGGCCCGGGAGATCTGCCGCGCCGCCGGCTACACCGGCGCCGGCACCGTGGAGTACCTCGTGGCCCCGGACGGGCTGATCAGCTTCCTCGAGGTGAACACCCGCCTCCAGGTGGAGCACCCCGTCACGGAGGAGGTGTTCGGGGTGGACCTCGTCCGCGAGCAGTTCCGCATCGCCGCCGGCGAGCCCCTGTCCATCCCGGAGGACCCCGCCCCGCGCGGCCACGCGATCGAGTTCCGCCTCAACGCGGAGGACCCGGCCCACGGCTTCCTGCCGGTGCCCGGGCCCGTCGAGGCGTTCGAGGCGCCCACCGGCCCCGGCGTGCGCATGGACTCCGGCGTCCGCACCGGCTCCGTGGTCCCCGGCGAGTACGACTCGCTGCTGGCCAAGCTGATCGTCGTCGGCGAGGACCGCTCCCAGGCGATCGCCCGCGCCCGCGACGCCCTGGCCGAGCTGCGGATCGAGGGCGTGCCCACGGTGGTGCCCTTCCACCGCGCCGTGCTGGAGGAGGAGGCCTTCACCTCCGCCGAGGCCCTGGGCGTCTACACCACGTGGATCGAGTCCGAGTTCGCCGCACCGCTGGCGGCCTCCCCGCACCTGGGCGCCTCGGTGCCCGGCGGCGGCCGCACCACGGTCACGGTGGAGGTGGACGGCCGCGCCGTCCGACTCGGCCTGCCCGCGGACCTCCACGCGGCCCTGCTCGGCGGCGGGGGTGCCCGCACCGGGGCCTCCGCCCCGGCGGAGCAGTCCGTGGACGAGGGCGCCGTGACCTCCCCGGTCACCGGCACGCTCGCGTCATGGAAGGTCGAGGACGGCGCACAGGTGGCTGAAGGTGACACCATCGCCGTCGTGGAGGCGATGAAGATGGAGACCCCGGTGCGCGCCCCGCGCGCCGGTCGGGTCGAGCGCGCGGCCGGGGACGCCCCGGCCGCCGTGACGCGCGGTCAGGTGCTCGCCTCCGTGCGCGCATGACCGCGCCCGCCGCGCAGGGTGCGGCGGACGCCCTGCGACGGCGGATCGGCGAGGCGCGTCTGCAGCCCGGCGAGCGACTGGGCGAGGTCGCGCTGGCGGCCGAGCTCGGTGTGAGCCGCAACAGCCTCCGGGAGGCCTTCTCCGAGCTGGCGGTCGAGGGCCTCGTGGTGCGACGGCCCCACCGCGGCGTGTTCGTGGCCGCCCCCGGCGCAGAGGACGTCCGCGGTCTCTACCGCACCCGCCGCGTGATCCAGCTCGGCGCCCTGCAGCACGGCTGGCTCACCCCGGCGGCCGAGGAGCGGATCGGCCGGTCCGCGGAGCTGCTGGGCCGGCCCGAGCCCGCGGTGCGGGAGCTGGGCGACGCGAACCACCTGCTGCACCTGGGGATCGTGGACCTGGCCGCCTCGCCCGACCTCAGCAGGGTGATGTCGTCTGTGCTGGCGCGGGTGCGGCTGTCCTTCCTGCCCCTGGACCTGGAGACGGGCCTGCACCAGGCGTTCGCCGAGCGCAACCGGTGGATCGCCGGGCGCCTCCTGGCGGGGGACCTGGACGCCGTGCACGCCATGCTGGAGGGCTACCTCGACGAGGCGGAGGCGTTCGTGCTGCGCCACCTCGACGGCGCCGCCCACGGCCTCCGGGGCTGAGCGGACCGCTCAGGGGATCTGGAACGTCCGGTCCGGGATGTCGGTGATGAGCATGTGCCCCGGGGCGTGGCTGATCGCCAGCGGCGGGCGCGATTCCATCACCGCGGCCTGCGGAGTCACCCCGCACGCCCAGAACACCGGCAGGTGCCCCGGGGGCACCTCGACGGCGTCGCCGAAGTCCGGCGCGGAGAGGTCGGCGATGCCCAATGCGGCCGGGTCGCCCACGTGGACCGGGGCACCGTGCACCGACGGGTAGCGGGACGTGATCCGGACCGCGTCGGCCACCCGGTCCGCGGGGATGGGCCGCATGGAGACCACCAGCGGCCCGGAGAGTCGCCCGGCGGGGACGCACCGCCGCGTGGTGCGGTACATGGGCACGTTCACCCCGGCGTCCTGGTGGGCGATGCGGATGCCCTCGGCCACGAGCGCGGACTCGAAGGTGAAGGAGCAGCCGATCAGGAACGTGACCAGGTCGTCTCGCCACACCTCGAGCAGGTCGGTGGGTCGGCCCACCGGCACGCCGTCCTCGTAGACGACGTACTGGGGGACGTCCGTGCGGACGTCCCCGTCGACGGCGGGGCCGCGGACCTCGCCGGCCTCGAGGACGCCCAGCAGGGGCAGGGCCTTGGGGTTGCGCTGCGCGAACAGCAGGACGTCCCAGGCGAGGTCCTGCGGGACGACCATCAGATTCGCCTGGGCGAACCCGTCGGCGATCCCGGCCGTGGGACGCACCAGCCCGGCACGGAAGCGCTCGCGCGCCTCGGCCGGGCCGGTGCCGCCGTGGAGGGCGGTCATGCTCACGCCCCGGTGATCATCTGGACCATGGGCAGGAAGCCGCGCACCGCGATGAACACGGACAGGAGCCAGGACAGCGCACCGATCACCAGCAGCCAGGTCGGGTAGCGGTAGCCGCCCAGCAGGTCCCGGCGGCGCCACGCCACCCACAGCAGGGCCGCGAAGCCGATCGGCAGGATCATGCCGTTGAACGCGCCGGCGAACACCAGCAGGGTCTGCGGGGTCTGGCGCAGCGCCAGGTACAGCACGGTGCAGACCACGATGAACGCGACGGTCAGCAGGTTGCGCGTGCGGGTCGTCGTCGTGGACTTCGTCACGAAGCTCACGGAGGTGTAGGACGCGCCGATCACGGAGGTCAGGGCGGCCGCCCAGAGCACGATGCCGAACATGCGCAGGCCGATGTCGCCGGCGGCGGCCTGGAAGGCGGAGGCCGCCAGGTTGTCCTTGGCCAGGGCCACGCCGGAGGCGACGACGCCGAGGATCGCCAGGAACAGCAGGACGCGCATGACGCCGGTCACCAGGATGGACAGCACGGAGCTGCGGGTGATGGCCTCGACGTCGTCCACGCCCTTCACGCCGGAGTCGATCATGCGGTGGGCGCCGGCGTAGGTGATGTAGCCGCCGATGGTGCCGCCCACGAGGGTGACGATCACGAAGAAGTCGACCTTCTCCGGGAACACGGACTGGCGCAGGGCCTCGCCCACGGGCGGGGCGGAGGTGACGGCCACGTAGAGCATGAGCAGGATCATGACGGCGCCGAGGACGACGACGATCCGGTCCAGGGCCACACCGGCGCGCTTGGAGAGGAACACCAGCAGGGCGATCACGGCGGAGACGGCGCCGCCGATCAGCGGGTCCACGCCGAGCATGGCGTTGGCGCCGAGGCCCGTGCCGGCGATGTTGCCGATGTTGAAGACGAGGCCGCCGACGAACACGAGGACGGCCAGCACCCAGCCCAGGCCGGGGAGCACGCTGTTGGCCAGCTCCTGCGCGCGCATGCCGGAGACGCCGATCACGCGCCACACGTTCATCTGCACGGCGATGTCGATCAGGATCGAGACGAGGATCGCGAAGGCGAAGGCGGCGCCGAGCTGGACCGTGAAGGTCGCCGTCTGGGTGATGAAGCCGGGCCCGATCGCCGAGGTGGCCATGAGGAACATGGCCCCGAGGAGGGCGGTGCGCCGGTTGGACGAGGAGGCCTGGACGGCCTCGCCCGCCGCGGCGTCCCCGCGCGCGTGCGCGGTGGGATCTGCGTGGGACACGGTGGTCTCCTGTTCCTGGGGCGCCGGACGTGGTGACGGTCATCACATGACGCTGCGGGAAGCCTACCGGTTGTTCAACAACAGCGGCAACATCGTTCAACGATGCGTCCCGGGTGGGCCGGGCGGCCCGGGCGAGGTTGGGCTGTCCTTGGTGGCGGGGGTCCGGGGGCCCGGCCAGGATGGTGGCCATGTCGCACAGCACCGCCCCGGCCGCCCCCTCCTCCTACCCCGACGAGCCCCACGCCCAGACCGGCGTCCACGCCCGCCTGAACTGGCTGCGCGCCGGCGTCCTCGGCGCCAACGACGGCATCGTCTCCGTCGCCGCCACCGTGGTGGGCGTAGCCGGCGCGACGACGGCCGTCACCCCCGTCCTGCTGGCCGGCACGGCCGCCGTCGTCGGCGGCGCCGTGTCCATGGCGCTGGGCGAGTACGTGTCCGTCTCCTCCTCCTCGGACTCCCAGAAGGCGATGATCGCCAAGGAGCGCCGCGAGCTGGCCGAGGACCCCGAGGGCGAGCTCGAGGAGCTCGTCGGCCTCTACGAGGCCGAGGGCCTCTCCCGCGACACCGCCGAGCAGGTCGCCCGCGAGCTCACCGCCAACGACCCGGTCACCGCGCACCTGCGCATGGAGCTCGGCATGGCCGAGGAGGACGTGGTCAGCCCCTTGGCCGCTGCCGGCGCCTCCTTCATCGCGTTCCTGGTGGGCGCGCTGCTGCCGTTCCTGGCGATCCTGCTCTCCCCGGTGGGCGTCCGCGTGCCCGTCACCTTCGGCGTGACCCTCGTGGCCCTGGCGGTCACCGGCTACCTCGGCGCCTGGCTGGGCAACGCCCCCGCCGTGCGCGCCATGGTGCGCGTCGTCGTCGGCGGCGCCCTGGCCCTGGCGCTCACCTTCGGCGTGGGCACCTGGCTGGGCGTGGGCGTCGCCTGACCGCGCCCGGGGCCCGATCCGTGGCGGAGGGTCACGTGGCGGATGGTGCGGAGGTGGGCGGCCATCGCCGCTGCGGCGGCCTCGGGGTCCTGGTCGGCCACGGCGTCCAGGATCGCAGCGTGCTCGCACCGCTGCTCAAGATCACCCCGCCTTCCCTCGGCCGCACGGCACGCCTGGCCAAGGCCGCCGACGTCGCGGACCTGCGCCGCATCGCGAAGCGCCGCACCCCGACCGCCGCGTTCGACTACGTGGACGGCGCGGCCAAGCGGGAGGTGACCGCGCGCCGCGCCCGTGAGGTCTTCGACTCGGTGGAGCTCCTGCCGCGGATCCTGCACGGGGTGGCGGAGCCGACGGCGACCGCTGGTTCCAGCTGTACCTCTGGAAGGACCGCGACCGCGCCCGCGACCTCATCGAGCGCGCCGCGGCGTCCGGCTACACCGCCCTGCTGGTCACGGTGGACACCCCCGTGGCGGGCCAGCGCCTGCGGGACGTCCGCAACGGCATGACCATCCCGCCGAAGATCTCGCTCAAGACCGTGCTCGACGCGTCCTACCGGCCGGAGTGGTGGTTCGACTTCCTCACCACGGAGCCGCTGACGTTCGCGTCGCTCTCGGACTCGGCCGGGGACCTGCCGAGCATCATCAACGGCATGTTCGACCCCACGCTGGACCTCCACGACCTCGAGTGGATCCGCTCCGTGTGGCTGGGCAGGCTGATGGTCAAGGGGGTCCTCACCCGCGAGGACACGCGCCGTGCGCTGGACACCGGGGCGGACGGGCTCGTGGTCTCCAACCACGGCGGGCGGCAGCTGGACCGCGCGCCCGTGTCCCTCCAGGCCCTGCCCGAGGTCCGCGACGAGGCGGGGCCGGACGTGCCGATCATCCTGGACTCCGGCATCACCACGGGCGAGGACATCGTGGCTGCGCTCGCGCTCGGCGCCGACTTCACGCTGATCGGCCGCGCCTACCTCTCCGGCCTCATGGCCGGCGGTCAGGAGGGCGTGCGGCGCGTCATCGAGCTGCTCGCCCAGGAGGTGAGGGTGGCCATGTCCCTCATGGGCGCCGCGACGACGGCGGACCTCACCCCGGCCAGCGTGCGCGCGCCGTGGCTGCGGGACGGCCAGGTCGTGCGGTCGGGGGACTGAGGCCGGACGGGCTCTGCCGTCTTCGAGCCGATCGCGCCGCTGCGGGAGGACGGGGCCGCGTCCACCGGACCCGGCGCGGACCGGGACTGTCGCGGCGCTGGAAGCCTTGGGAGAATCGTGCTGGACCCGCTCCACCGACCCCAGGAGGATCCCGTGGTCACCATGCGTGCCGTCCGGTTCGAGGCCTACCAGCAGTTCCCCGCACTCAAGGACGTCGAGAAGCCTGTCCCCGGGCCGGGCGAGGCCCTCCTGAAGGTGGCCGGCGCCGGCGCCTGCCACTCGGACGTCGCGGTCTACTCCGAGTTCCAGCCGGGCATGAACCCGCTGATCGACCCGGAGTACACCCTCGGCCACGAGACCTCCGGCTGGGTGGAGGAGCTCGGCGACGGCGTCGTCGGCCTGGAGAAGGGCGAGGCCATGCTGGTCTACGGCCCCACCGGCTGTGGCCGCTGCCGCGCCTGCTCGCGCGGCCAGGACACCTACTGCGAGAACGTGGCCGCCATGGCCGCGGCGGCCGTCGGCCTGGGCCGCGACGGCGGCATGGCCGAGTACGTGTCCGTCCCGGCCCGCAACCTCGTGCCCCTGGGTGACGCCGACCCGATCCCGGCCTCGGCCCTCGCCGACGCCGGCCTCACGCCGTACCACGCCGTGAAACTGGCACTGCCCACGCTCGGCCGCCCCGGCGCCTGCGCCCTCGTCGTCGGCCTCGGCGGCCTGGGCCTCATGGCCGTGCAGATCATCAAGGCCCTCACCGGCGCCACCGTGATCGCCACGGACATGAAGGAGGACGCCATGGCCCAGGCAGAGGCCTACGGCGCCGTCACCGTGCCCGGCGGCGAGGGCCAGGTGGAGCGCATCCGCGAGCTCACCGGGGGCCGCGGCGTCGACGCCGCCTTCGACTTCGTGGGCGTCGCGGCCACCGCGCGCCTGGCCCTGGACTGCGCCGCGGTGCAGTCCAGGGTGACGATCGTGGGCCTCGGCAACGGCTCCACGATCGACTGGTCCTTCCTCTCCACGCCCTACGAGGCCGAGCTCGTCTCCACCTACTGGGGCACCCTCGAGGAGCTGCACGAGGTCGCGCGCCTGTACCGGGACGGCAGGATCGAGCCGCTGCACACCACCTACTCCCTGGACGACGCCCTGCAGGCCTACCGCGACCTGCAGGACGGGAAGGTGGCCGGGCGCGCCGTCGTCGTCCCGCACGGCGGCGCCTGATCGGTCCTCGCCGGCGGTCGGGCGGGTCCGGGAGGTGACACGCCCGACCGCGTGGTTCGCCTATCGCGACCTGACCTGCAACGATGTCGCGCATGACCAAAGATGCCCACCATGAGAAGGACGCGAACGCGCACCCGCCGTTGCCGCCATTACCGCCGGTCTGGCTGAAGGACGCGGGCTGCTCGGGGGCCGACCTGGCCGCCTGGATCGCCCTGCTGCAGGCGGCCAGCGCCCTGCAGGCCCGCGTGGAGTCGGACATGCACCGCGGGGCGGGGGTCACGCCGTTCGAGGCGCACTTCCTGGCGGTGCTCAAGGAGGCCGGCGGCGAGCCGCTGGCGATGAGCCGGGCCGCGCACCTCGTCGACTCCTCGCTCTCCCGCCTCTCCCACGTGGTGCGCCGGCTCGAGGCCCGCGGCTGGGTGGAGCGTCTCCCGTCGCCCGAGGACGCGCGGGTGACCCTCGTGCGCCTCATGGACGAGGGCCGGCGGCGCATCGACGCCGCCGCGGGGCCGCACCGGGCGCTGATGGAGGATGTGTTCGTCACCGCCCTGGACGCGGCTGATCGGCAGGAGGCGGCCCGCCTCAGCCTCAAGCTGCTGGGCGTGCTGCGTCCGGGCCACTGGCTCTTCACCGAGCCGACCGGCCCGGACGAGGGCGCCGATCCCGACGCCGCCTCCCATGTGGGGGAGCCCCTGACGTCGAGTTGATCCGGGGGGTGGGCTCGCGTACCATGGAACGGCGCACGCGCGTTGTTCCTGCGTTCCCCGGCGTTTCGCCGCGGGACTCGGGTCGGAAAGGCAGCGCGCTCCCGCAGACCGGATCCCGGCGCCCTCGGCAGAGGCCGCGCCGGGGCTCACCCACCCAGCGATCTGAAGGCACTTCGGTTGGCTCTCACCCAGCCTGGTTCACCTTTTCGAGAAGTCGCAGTAAGAGTGCGGTGTCCACACCCGGGGCGGGGCTCTCAGGCAGGCCGTGGACGCATCCGTGCGCCCGGGGCGTGCCGCACGCGGGTTCCGCCCGTCCTTTTACTACTACTTGCCACGAGGAGTGATCATGGCAGCACATTGCCAGGTGACCGGGGCTGGGCCGGGGTTCGGCCACAGCATCTCCCACTCGCACCGCCGCAACAAGCGCCGGTTCGACCCGAACATCCAGAAGAAGACCTACTGGGTCCCCTCCCTGCGCCGCAACGTCACGCTGACGCTGTCCGCGAAGGGCATCAAGACCATCGACGTGCGCGGCATCGACGCCGTCGTCGCCGACCTCATCTCGAAGGGAGTGAAGCTCTGACATGGCCAAGGACAAGGACGTTCGTCCGATCATCAAGCTGAAGTCCACCGCGGGCACCGGGTACACCTACGTGACCCGCAAGAACCGCCGCAACAACCCGGATCGCATCACTCTCAAGAAGTACGACCCGGTCGTCCGCAAGCACGTCGACTTCCGAGAGGAGCGCTGACATGGCCAAGAAGTCCAAGATCGCCAAGAACGAGCAGCGCAAGGTCATGGTGGCGCGCAACGCCGAGAAGCGCCTCGAGCTCAAGAAGACCCTGATCGACCCGAACGCGTCGGACGAGGCCCGCGAGGCCGCCCGCGTCGGTCTGCAGAAGCTGCCCCGCGACGCCTCCCCGGTGCGCGTGCGCAACCGCGACGCCATCGACGGCCGTCCGCGCGGCACCTTCCAGCGCTTCGGCATCTCCCGCGTGCGCTTCCGCGAGATGGCGCACCGCGGCGAGCTGCCCGGCGTGACCAAGTCCTCCTGGTGAGCTGAGGCCCGCCTGGCGCGGGCTTCGGCGGCCGGACCGACGACGGCGGCGGCCCTCCTCAGGGAGGGTCGCCGCCGTCGTCGTCCACGGGCCAGGGGCGCCCGAAGCCTGCGGGGGTGGAAAAGTCGCGGAATCACGCGGATCGGATGGGGCGTGGGCGCCGCGGAAATGGTACGTTCGCACCTGGAAGCCCGGTCCGCACCGGACCGGGAGCCTGAAACCGCTGTCCCACAGGGAGGAACCATGGCCATGAACCGCAAGGAGCTCGTCGCCGCCGTCGCTGAGCGCTCCGGCAACACCCAGGCCGCCGTGTCTGACGTGCTGGACGCCCTCTTCGAGGCGTTCACCGCGCAGGTCAAGAAGGGCGAGAAGGTGTCCATCCCCGGCTGGCTGGCCGTGGAGCGCACCGAGCGCAAGGAGCGCACCGGCCGCAACCCGCGCACCGGCGAGGAGATCACCATCCCGGCCGGCTACTCCGTGAAGGTCACCGCCGGCTCCAAGCTCAAGGCCGCCGCCTCCGAGTGATCCGGCCGCGGCGCCGCCACGGCGCCAGCCACCGTACGCACGGGCGTCCCATCCTCACGGGTGGGGCGCCCGTCGTCGTCCGCGGCCCCGGTAGACTGGAGGCCTCGCGAGGGCGCGACGCCCCCGCCCGCATCCGGCGAAGGAGGAGCGCATGGGCACCCCGACCCCCGTGCCCTCCCGTGCCGTGGCCGGCCCCGCCCGCGTGCTGCGCGGGGCCGCCGGCGCGCTGGCCATGACCCTGCTGGCCGCCCTCTTCCACTCGGCCGCGGCGTCCACGCCCCTGCCCGCGCCGGCGCTCCTGCTCTTCTCGGCCGTGCTCGCGGCCCCCGTGTGCACCCTGCTGGCCGGCCGCGCGCTTTCCCTGTGGCGCACCGCCGCCGCCGTGGCCGTGGCCCAGGGCCTGTTCCACGCGCTCTACTCCGTCGCCGCGGGCGGCCGGTCCGTGGCGACGGCGGCCGGGGTCGCGCCGGCGCACCTCGCCCACTCCCACGTCGGCGCGGCGCGGCCCCTGCTGACCGTGGACGCCGCCTCCGAGACGTCGGCCCACGCCGCCCACGCCGGGACCCCGGGCATGCTCCTGGCGCACCTGGCCGCCGCCGCGCTCACCGTGGCCGTCCTGCGCCACGGCGAGCGGATGCTCGTCGCGGCCGCGGAGCGCGTGCTGCAGGCGGCCCCCGTGTGGCGGCTGCTGGTCGCTCTGGCGGCCGGCCTCCTCCCGACTCCCCGCCCCGTGCGGGTCCCGGCCTGGCGCGCCCCGAGCGCGCCGGCCGCCGTCGTCGTCCTCGCAAGCCCCGGACGGCGGGGTCCGCCGGCGTTCGCCCTCGCGGCCTGAGCTCCGCGCTCGGGACGCCCTCGCGCGCACCCGCCCCTACGACTCGGACCGGCCGGCCCCGCCCGGCACGGCCGGGGAGGACCCCATGAACCCCACTCCGATGCACCCCTCCACCCCCCGGCGCGCCGCCCGTGCGGCGGCCGCGCTGACCCTGCTGCCCGGCCTGGCCGTGGCGGCGGCCGCCCCGGCCCTCGCCCACGATGAGCTGCTGAAGGCCGTCCCCGCCGACGGAGCAGCCCTCGCCGAGGCGCCCGACGCCGTCTCCCTGACGTTCTCCGGCGACCTGATCTCCGGTCAGGGCATCCAGAGCATCGTCCGGGTCACGGACGCCGCCGGGAACCAGTGGCAGAAGGGGGACGTCCAGGTCTCCGGCCCCACGCTGACCGCACCGCTGTGTCCGGATCTGGCGCAGGGGGAGTACACGGCGGCGTACCGCGTCGTGTACTCGGACGGGCACTCCGAGGAGCAGTCGCTGGACTTCTCCGTCACGGACCCGTCCGCCCCCGCGGCCGGCACCGCGCCCTCCGGGTGCGGCGTGGCTGCGGCCGGGACGGCCTCGTCCACGGCGGCACCCGCCTCCTCGGCCGAGCAGACCGGAGCGGAGCAGTCCGGGGCGGCCTCGACCCCGGCGGCCGCCTCCTCGACTCCGGCGGAGTCCGGCGCCTCCGCAGGCGTCCCGGCGACGGTGTGGATGCTCGGCGCGGCCGGCGTCGCGGTGATCGCGGTGGGCCTGGCCGTGATGGGCCGCAAGGCGCGCGCCCTCGGCCGGGACTGACCCGGCACGTCC
This sequence is a window from Micrococcus porci. Protein-coding genes within it:
- a CDS encoding carboxyltransferase domain-containing protein, with product MSGTQAPGAATPRPIRAVGTQAFLVECASLADVMAVHAHLVAHPERGQRQVLSAARTVLVTFTSQAAAQHAAPRVAALDPDAQDRDAGRTVEIPVVYDGEDVAEVGRLTGLSPEAVVRAHVETDWFAAFGGFAPGFLYCAAEAPPFDVPRRDSPRTAVPAGAVAVAGQLSAVYPRTSPGGWQLLGHTDAVMWDLGRERPALLEPGDRVRYVPVRAEAVRGAAPAAEAPAEDTLVAAHTPDAGEASAPGLTVADPGLFTLLQDLGRPGLGDLGVVASGAADRDAARQANRLVGNASGEAVLETVLGGLALTARGDQVLALAGAEATGVVTGPGGVARPVSPRTPFPLLDGETLTVQEPTAGLRVYVGVRGGLEAPRTLGSRATDTLSGLGPAPLTAGQALARHADLDAPRAGVVPVGDPEAPLRPMPAPGGTAVLRVVPGPRDDWFGPAGLERLTAQEWAVSQQTDRIGVRLTAGEAGPLERIRTGELASEGAVRGALQVPPSGEPVLFLADHPVTGGYPVIGVVARADLGLAAQLPPGARVRFVLHPQPSQEPTA
- a CDS encoding acetyl/propionyl/methylcrotonyl-CoA carboxylase subunit alpha, which gives rise to MSTPSTTASRPVTRVLIANRGEIAVRVARACRDHGIASIAVYSDPDAQAMHVAVADEAYALPGSTSAETYLDIAAVLDVARRSGADAVHPGYGFLSENADFAQAVIDAGLTWIGPSPQAIRDLGDKITARAIAQRAGAPLVPGSDGPVPDAAAARAFAQEHGLPIAIKAAFGGGGRGIKVVRELSEVEDAFESAVREAVAAFGRGECFVERFLDRPRHVEAQVLADEHGAVAVLGTRDCSLQRRNQKLVEEAPAPFLTDEQRQRIHTSAREICRAAGYTGAGTVEYLVAPDGLISFLEVNTRLQVEHPVTEEVFGVDLVREQFRIAAGEPLSIPEDPAPRGHAIEFRLNAEDPAHGFLPVPGPVEAFEAPTGPGVRMDSGVRTGSVVPGEYDSLLAKLIVVGEDRSQAIARARDALAELRIEGVPTVVPFHRAVLEEEAFTSAEALGVYTTWIESEFAAPLAASPHLGASVPGGGRTTVTVEVDGRAVRLGLPADLHAALLGGGGARTGASAPAEQSVDEGAVTSPVTGTLASWKVEDGAQVAEGDTIAVVEAMKMETPVRAPRAGRVERAAGDAPAAVTRGQVLASVRA
- a CDS encoding GntR family transcriptional regulator; protein product: MTAPAAQGAADALRRRIGEARLQPGERLGEVALAAELGVSRNSLREAFSELAVEGLVVRRPHRGVFVAAPGAEDVRGLYRTRRVIQLGALQHGWLTPAAEERIGRSAELLGRPEPAVRELGDANHLLHLGIVDLAASPDLSRVMSSVLARVRLSFLPLDLETGLHQAFAERNRWIAGRLLAGDLDAVHAMLEGYLDEAEAFVLRHLDGAAHGLRG
- a CDS encoding putative hydro-lyase; translation: MTALHGGTGPAEARERFRAGLVRPTAGIADGFAQANLMVVPQDLAWDVLLFAQRNPKALPLLGVLEAGEVRGPAVDGDVRTDVPQYVVYEDGVPVGRPTDLLEVWRDDLVTFLIGCSFTFESALVAEGIRIAHQDAGVNVPMYRTTRRCVPAGRLSGPLVVSMRPIPADRVADAVRITSRYPSVHGAPVHVGDPAALGIADLSAPDFGDAVEVPPGHLPVFWACGVTPQAAVMESRPPLAISHAPGHMLITDIPDRTFQIP
- a CDS encoding NRAMP family divalent metal transporter, which encodes MSHADPTAHARGDAAAGEAVQASSSNRRTALLGAMFLMATSAIGPGFITQTATFTVQLGAAFAFAILVSILIDIAVQMNVWRVIGVSGMRAQELANSVLPGLGWVLAVLVFVGGLVFNIGNIAGTGLGANAMLGVDPLIGGAVSAVIALLVFLSKRAGVALDRIVVVLGAVMILLMLYVAVTSAPPVGEALRQSVFPEKVDFFVIVTLVGGTIGGYITYAGAHRMIDSGVKGVDDVEAITRSSVLSILVTGVMRVLLFLAILGVVASGVALAKDNLAASAFQAAAGDIGLRMFGIVLWAAALTSVIGASYTSVSFVTKSTTTTRTRNLLTVAFIVVCTVLYLALRQTPQTLLVFAGAFNGMILPIGFAALLWVAWRRRDLLGGYRYPTWLLVIGALSWLLSVFIAVRGFLPMVQMITGA
- a CDS encoding VIT1/CCC1 transporter family protein, coding for MSHSTAPAAPSSYPDEPHAQTGVHARLNWLRAGVLGANDGIVSVAATVVGVAGATTAVTPVLLAGTAAVVGGAVSMALGEYVSVSSSSDSQKAMIAKERRELAEDPEGELEELVGLYEAEGLSRDTAEQVARELTANDPVTAHLRMELGMAEEDVVSPLAAAGASFIAFLVGALLPFLAILLSPVGVRVPVTFGVTLVALAVTGYLGAWLGNAPAVRAMVRVVVGGALALALTFGVGTWLGVGVA
- a CDS encoding NAD(P)-dependent alcohol dehydrogenase is translated as MRAVRFEAYQQFPALKDVEKPVPGPGEALLKVAGAGACHSDVAVYSEFQPGMNPLIDPEYTLGHETSGWVEELGDGVVGLEKGEAMLVYGPTGCGRCRACSRGQDTYCENVAAMAAAAVGLGRDGGMAEYVSVPARNLVPLGDADPIPASALADAGLTPYHAVKLALPTLGRPGACALVVGLGGLGLMAVQIIKALTGATVIATDMKEDAMAQAEAYGAVTVPGGEGQVERIRELTGGRGVDAAFDFVGVAATARLALDCAAVQSRVTIVGLGNGSTIDWSFLSTPYEAELVSTYWGTLEELHEVARLYRDGRIEPLHTTYSLDDALQAYRDLQDGKVAGRAVVVPHGGA